One window from the genome of Anopheles coluzzii chromosome X, AcolN3, whole genome shotgun sequence encodes:
- the LOC120949822 gene encoding neutral alpha-glucosidase AB, translated as MAAAGQGMLLLVALCLFASVAGVDRNNFKTCEQSSFCRRLRSLEPQTSEFEVLPQSLQQFKQYITLTLVHQRTRHEYVLKLACLKGAGSFHMQVDEREPLSVRYRVQEALVQEPQYASTKVESTSGTLIMVACGEAPDVKAAVQVAPFKVDFFQQGRLVVTANGKGMMRFEHLRRKPEPKTEQQLQEEAAADRGEQKEDGGEQQAEPVAPADDDPGAWEENFKSHHDSKPKGPEGLALDFTFPQAKVLFGVPEHADSFALRHTATKGTDPYRLYNLDVFEYELNNGMALYGSVPVVYGHGETATAGVFWLNAAETWVDVFSANRDTDVVSSLVNLVSWNSQTEPPAANFISESGIMDVFVLLGPGPIDAFRQYTDLTGKGPLPQLYAIAYHQCRWNYNDERDVEMVSAKFDEYDIPMDTMWLDIEYTDGKRYFTWDHHKFPHPVEMIRNLTGLGRHLTIIIDPHIKRDGGYFFHNECTDKGLYVKNKDGGDYEGWCWPGSASYVDFFSPDARRYYADQYLLTNFREQAETVGIWNDMNEPSVFNGPEVTMLKDNLHHGGLEHRDVHNLYGHMQLIATFDGLLRRGEGRLRPFILTRSHFAGSQRYAAVWTGDNMAEWGHLQASIKMCLSLAVAGISFCGADVGGFFGNPDGELFSRWYQTGAFQPFFRSHAHIDTKRREPWLFPEDVRLVIRDAIRKRYRLLPFWYTAFYEHERRGLPIMRPLLAHYPADVNAFAIDHQYLLGDQLLVAPVLDQKQQRSRDVYFPVRADGQGDWWYDWDTQQKHTSTGVEAIPVDSYKVPVFQRGGTIIPTKERIRRASTLMRHDPYTLTVALDREGRAKGTLYIDDEESYEYRHGHYLYLEFEFRDGVLSSRKIDMTASYKTDTWLERVVIAGLGKQPTAATLYTDASGAASGRLHLERDGDVVTVRKPGVSMRDAWSIRLDF; from the exons ATGGCCGCCGCCGGGCAGGGAATGTTACTGCTGGTGGCCCTCTGTCTGTTCGCGTCGGTCGCTGGTGTCGATcgaaacaatttcaaaaccTGCGAGCAGAGCAGCTTCTGTCG CCGGCTGCGCTCACTGGAACCGCAGACGAGCGAGTTCGAGGTGCTGCCCCAGTCCCTGCAGCAGTTCAAGCAGTACATTACGCTGACGCTCGTGCACCAGCGCACCCGGCATGAGTACGTGCTGAAGCTGGCCTGCCTGAAGGGGGCCGGCTCGTTCCACATGCAGGTGGACGAGCGGGAGCCGCTGAGCGTGCGGTACCGGGTGCAGGAGGCGCTCGTCCAGGAGCCGCAGTACGCCTCGACCAAGGTGGAGAGCACGTCCGGCACGCTGATCATGGTGGCGTGCGGCGAGGCGCCCGACGTGAAGGCAGCCGTCCAGGTCGCCCCCTTCAAGGTGGACTTTTTCCAGCAGGGCAGGCTGGTGGTGACGGCCAACGGCAAGGGCATGATGCGGTTCGAACATTTGCGCCGCAAACCGGAACCAAAgaccgagcagcagctgcaggagGAGGCGGCGGCCGACCGCGGCGAGCAGAAGGAGGATGGCGGTGAGCAGCAGGCTGAGCCGGTCGCACCGGCCGACGACGATCCGGGCGCGTGGGAGGAAAACTTTAAATCGCACCACGACTCGAAGCCGAAGGGCCCGGAGGGGCTGGCGCTCGACTTTACCTTCCCGCAGGCGAAGGTGCTGTTCGGCGTGCCGGAGCATGCGGACTCGTTTGCGCTGCGGCACACCGCCACCAAGGGCACGGATCCGTACCGGCTGTACAATCTGGACGTGTTCGAGTACGAGCTGAACAACGGGATGGCGCTGTACGGCTCGGTGCCGGTGGTGTACGGGCATGGCGAGACGGCGACGGCCGGCGTGTTCTGGCTGAACGCGGCCGAAACGTGGGTGGACGTTTTCAGCGCAAACCGGGACACGGACGTGGTGTCGTCGCTGGTGAACCTGGTGTCGTGGAACAGCCAGACGGAACCGCCGGCGGCCAACTTCATCTCGGAGAGCGGCATCATGGACGTGTTCGTGCTGCTCGGGCCCGGCCCGATCGATGCGTTCCGACAGTACACGGACCTGACCGGGAAGGGGCCGCTGCCGCAGCTGTACGCGATCGCGTACCACCAGTGCCGCTGGAACTACAACGACGAGCGGGACGTGGAGATGGTGTCGGCCAAGTTCGACGAGTACGACATCCCGATGGACACGATGTGGCTGGATATCGAGTACACGGACGGGAAGCGGTACTTCACCTGGGACCATCACAAGTTCCCCCATCCGGTCGAGATGATCCGCAACCTGACCGGGCTCGGACGCCACCTGACGATCATCATCGATCCGCACATCAAGCGGGACGGCGGCTACTTCTTCCACAACGAGTGTACCGACAAGGGCCTGTACGTGAAGAACAAGGACGGCGGCGACTACGAGGGCTGGTGCTGGCCCGGCTCGGCCAGCTACGTGGACTTCTTCAGCCCGGACGCCCGGCGCTACTACGCCGACCAGTATCTGCTGACGAACTTCCGCGAGCAGGCGGAAACGGTCGGCATCTGGAACGACATGAACGAGCCGTCCGTCTTTAACGGACCGGAGGTGACGATGCTGAAGGACAACCTGCACCACGGCGGGCTGGAGCACCGGGACGTGCACAACCTGTACGGGCACATGCAGCTGATCGCCACGTTCGACGGGTTGCTGCGGCGGGGCGAAGGGCGCCTGCGTCCGTTCATTCTGACCCGATCACACTTTGCCGGCAGCCAGCGGTACGCGGCGGTCTGGACCGGCGACAACATGGCCGAGTGGGGCCACCTGCAGGCTTCGATCAAGATGTGCCTGTCGCTGGCGGTCGCCGGCATCAGCTTCTGCGGTGCGGACGTCGGCGGCTTCTTCGGCAACCCGGACGGCGAGCTGTTCTCGCGCTGGTATCAAACGGGCGCGTTCCAGCCGTTCTTCCGCTCGCACGCCCACATCGACACGAAGCGGCGTGAACCGTGGCTGTTCCCGGAGGACGTGCGGCTCGTGATACGGGACGCGATCCGGAAACGCTACCGGCTGCTGCCGTTCTGGTACACAGCGTTCTACGAGCACGAGCGGCGCGGCCTGCCTATCATGCGGCCGCTGCTCGCCCACTACCCGGCGGACGTGAACGCGTTCGCGATCGACCATCAGTACCTGCTCGGCGACCAGCTGCTGGTCGCACCCGTGCTCGACCAGAAGCAGCAGCGCAGCCGCGACGTGTACTTCCCGGTGCGGGCGGACGGCCAGGGCGACTGGTGGTACGATTGGGACACGCAGCAAAAGCACACCAGCACCGGCGTGGAGGCGATCCCGGTCGACAGCTACAAGGTGCCGGTGTTCCAGCGCGGCGGCACGATCATCCCGACCAAGGAGCGGATCCGCCGGGCGTCCACGCTGATGCGTCACGATCCGTACACGCTGACGGTGGCGCTGGACCGGGAAGGCCGGGCCAAGGGCACACTCTACATCGACGACGAGGAGAGCTACGAGTACCGGCACGGCCACTACCTGTACCTGGAATTTGAATTCCGTGACGGTGTCCTCAGCAGCCG GAAAATCGACATGACTGCCAGCTACAAGACGGACACGTGGCTCGAGCGGGTGGTTATCGCCGGGCTCGGCAAGCAGCCGACGGCGGCCACGCTCTACACCGACGCGTCCGGCGCTGCCAGCGGACGGTTGCATCTCGAGCGGGACGGTGACGTCGTGACCGTGCGCAaaccgggcgtctccatgcGCGATGCCTGGTCGATTCGGCTCGATTTCTAA